One Deltaproteobacteria bacterium genomic window, GCTCGAACGCGTGATCGACGCCCTCCGCCGCACCGTCGGCGAAGACGTCGTCGCCCCATCGTAGTAGGACGAAGAGAGACCGCGCGCGCATGCTGCTGCACCTGCTCTATCCGCTTCGTCGCTTCCGGGGGCTGAGCTGGCTCAACGTCGTGCGCTATCCGTCGACGCGCATCATCGCCTCGACGCTGACCGCGATGCTCATGAGCTTTCTCCTCGGGCCGTGGTTCATCCGCAAGCTCCAGTCGCGCCAGATCGGCCAGACGATCCGCGAGGACGGGCCCCAGACGCACAAGAAGAAGGCCGGCACCCCCACCATGGGCGGGAGCCTCATCCTCCTCTCGCTCGTCATTCCGACCTTCCTCTGGTGCGACCTGCACGACCGGCTGGTCTGGCTCACCCTGGCGGTCACGGTGGGCTACGGCGCGATCGGCTTTCTCGACGACTCGCTGAAGCTCCGCTTCAAGAACAGCAAGGGCCTCCCCGGCAAGCTCAAGATGCTCGGCCAGTTCGTGATCGGCGGCGCCGCGGTGGCCTACATGATCTACGGCGACGCGCTCCCCGAGGCCGTGCGGCTGCGCTTCGCCCTGCCGTTCGTCAACTTCGACCGGCACCCGCTCGTGCTCCCCGCCGCGCTCTACTTCGTCCTCGGCCTGATCGTGGTGGTGGGCAGCTCGAACGCGGTGAACCTCACCGACGGGCTGGACGGCCTCGCCATCGGTCCGGTGATCATCTGCGCCGCGACCTTCCTCGTCCTCTCCTACGCGGCGGGCACCGTGCTCGACAAGTTCAACATCGCCGACTACCTCAACATCCCCCACATCGCCGGCGCCTCGGAGCTGGCCATCTACTGCGGCGCGATGGTCGGCTCGGGGGTGGGCTTCCTCTGGTACAACACCTACCCGGCCTCGGTCTTCATGGGAGACGTGGGGTCGCTCTCCCTCGGCGGCGGCCTCGGCATGCTGGCCCTGCTCACCAAGAACGAGCTGGTCTGGGTCGTGCTCGGCGGGGTCTTCGTCCTCGAGGCCGTCTCCGTGATGGTGCAGGTGCTGTCGTTCAAGCTCACCGGGAAGCGCGTCTTCAAGATGGCCCCGATCCACCACCACTTCGAGCTCAAGGGGTGGGCCGAGCCCAAGGTGATCGTCCGCTTCTGGATCATCTCGATCATGCTGGCCCTCGTCGCGCTGGCGACGCTCAAGCTGAGGTAGCGTCATGGAGCTCACGGGTAAACGCGTGCTCGTCGTCGGTCTCGGCCGCTCCGGCACGGCTGCCGCACGCCTCTGCGCGAGGAGGGGCGCCCGGGTCACGGTCACCGACCAGCGGAGCGAGGGGGCGCTCTCCGACGCGGTCGCCGCGCTCGGCGGCTGCGCCACGCTCGAGCTCGGCGGACACCGCGAAGCGAGCTTCACGGGAGCCGAGCTGATCGTGCTCAGCCCCGGGGTCCCGCCCATCCCCGAGCTCGAGGCCGCGCGCCGCGCCGGAGTCCCCGTGATCGGCGAGATCGAGCTCGCCTATCGCTTCGTCCGCGGCCGCGTGGTGGCCATCACCGGCACGAACGGCAAGTCCACCACCACGAGCCTCCTCGGCGCCATGGCGGAGGCCTCCGGCGCCCCCACCTTCTGCGGCGGCAACCTCGGGCAGCCGTTCTGCGAGGCCGTGGACACGCCGGCGGCAGGTCCGGACGGGCTGCTCGTCCTCGAGCTCTCGAGCTTCCAGCTCGAGACGGTGGAGACCTTCCACGCCCGGGTGGCGCTCCTCCTGAACCTCACCGAGGACCACCTGGACCGCTACGCCACCTTCGCCGAGTACCAGGCCGCGAAGGCCCGCATCTTCGAGCGCCAGACGGCGACCGACTTCGCGGTGGTGAACGGCGCGCCGGACCAGGAGCTCTGCCGCACGCTCGCCCGCGCCTCGAGGGCCCAGCTCCTGACCTTCCGCCTCGACGACGGGCGGGAACCCGGCGCCTGGCCCGAGGAGGACGCGCTCTGCGTGCGGCTCCCCCGGGGAGAGGTCGAACGCTACCCGCGCTCGCTCCTCGCCCTCGCGGGGCAGCACAACCTGCAGAACGCGCTCGCGGCGCTGCTCGGCGCGCGGCTCGCCGGGGTGCCGGCCGACGCGTGCACCCGGGCGCTCGAGACCTTCCGCGGGCTGCCGCACCGCATGCAGCTCGTCGGGGAGACCCGCGGCGTGCGCTACTACAACGACTCGAAGGCCACGAACGTGGGCTCGGTCATCGGCTCGCTCACCGGCTTCGAGCGGCCCGTGGTCCTCATCGCCGGCGGCAAGGACAAAGGGGGGGACTACGCCCCGCTCGTCCCCGTGCTCGCGGAGGTCTGCCGGCACGCCGTGCTCATCGGCGCCGCGGCGCCGCTCATCGAGCGCACCCTGGCCGGGCACCTCCCCTTGCACCACGCGGGGACACTCCCCGAGGCGGTACGCCTCGCCGCGAGCCTGGCCCGGACCGGCGACGCGGTGATCCTGTCGCCGGCCTGCTCGAGCTACGACATGTTCACGAACTACGAGGAGCGGGGACGCGTCTTCGCCTCCGCCGTGGCGGCCCTTCCCGACTGATTTTCCACCGCGCTCGCGTAGCGAAAAATTCGCCTCCGTCCCTCGGTGCCGCCAAGATGGGCTCGATGGGAAATCGGCGCATCTCCCCCACGCGCGCACTGCTCCAGCGGGCCGGTGACCGCCTGCGCGGCCTCCGCCTGCCCAGGCTCCGTCTGCCCGCGCTTCGCCTGCCGCCCCTGCGCCTCCCCTGGCAGAAGGCGCCGTCGGTGCTCACCGCGGCCCCCCCCGAGGGCGCCCCGCGAGGGCTCGACCTGGTGCTCCTCGGCGCGGCCCTCCTCCTGGTCTGTTTCGGCGCGGTGATGGTCTACAGCTCGAGCGCGCTCTTCGCCTCGGCCAACTACGGCAACGGGACGTACTTCCTGCGCCGCCACCTGATCTACGCCTTCGCCGGACTGGTGGCGCTCTACGCCGGCTGGCGCATCGACTACCGGCGCTACGCCCGCTGGGTCTACCCCATCCTCGGGCTCAGCCTCCTGTCGTTGCTCCTCGTCGTGATCCCGGGGATCGGCACGCGCGTGGACGGCGCCGTGCGGTGGTTTCGCCTCGGGGGCATCTCGGTCCAGCCCTCCGAGCCGGCCAAGATCGCGCTCGTGATCTACCTCGCCTACTCGCTGGCGAAGAAGCGCGCGACGATGCGCATCTTCTCGGTCGGCTTTCTACCCCACCTCTGCGTGGCCGGGATGATGGCGCTCCTCATCCTCAAGCAGCCCGACCTGGGGAGCGCGGGGATCCTGGTGCTCGTGACCCTGCTCCTGCTTTTCGTGGCCGGCACCAAGCTCTCGTACCTGCTCATCTCGCTGCTCGTCTGCGCCCCGGTGGTCTACCAGCTCATCGTCGGCACCCCGTGGCGCATGCGACGCCTGCTCGCCTTTCTCGACCCGTGGGCCTACCGCCAGGACGCGGGCTATCAGGTGAGCGAGTCGCTCATCAGCGTCGGCTCCGGGGGGCTCTTCGGACTCGGGCTCGGCGACGGCAAGCAGAAGCTGTTCTTTCTCCCCGCGGCGCACACGGACTTCATCTTCGCCATCACGGGCGAGGAGCTCGGGCTCCTCGGCGTCCTCGGCGTGATCCTCGCCTTCCTGGTCATCCTGTGGCGCGGCGTCCGCGCGGCCGTGGGCGCCGCCGACCTCTTCGGCACCTACCTGGCCTTCGGCATCACGGCCATCTTCTCGCTGCAGGCGCTCCTGCACATGACGGTGGTGCTCGGCATGGTGCCCACCAAGGGGATCACGCTCCCGCTCGTGAGCTACGGCGGGTCGGCCCTGGTCGTGGCCATGTACGGCATGGGGATCCTGCTCAACGTGGCGGCCCGACACCCCGCCCCGGTCGCGGAGCCTTCACCCGCACAGCCGTCGAGCGCTCGCGGCAGCTCCAACCGTCGTCGTCCGCAGCGCGTCGTCGTCGCCGATGGGGGTTGACCCGGAAGGAGGGAGTCCGCCCTTGCGGGTGGCGATCGCGGGGGGCGGGACCGGGGGGCACGTCTTCCCCGCGCTCGCCGTGGCCGAGGAGCTCCTGGCCCGCGCTCCCGGCAGCGAGGTGCTCTTCGTGGGCAGCTCCGGGGGACTCGAGGAGCGCCTGATCCCGGCGCACGGCTACCGCCTCGAGCTGCTGAAGGTCGGCAAGCTGAAGGGAGCGAGCTCGGTCGTCCGGATGCGCACGCTGGCCGGGCTTCCCGGCGCGCTCGCGCGAGCGCTCGGCATCCTGCGACGCTTCGACCCGCAGGTGCTGGTCGGCGTGGGGGGCTTCGCCTCGGGGCCCATGGCTCTGGCCGCGTGGCTCCGCCACTGTCCCGTGGTGCTCCTCGAGCAGAACGCCATCCCGGGGCTGACCAACCGCGTCCTGGCGCGGCTCGCGAGCCGCGTGGTGGTCAGCTTCGCCGAGGCCACGGCACGCTTTCCCCGAGGCAGGGCCGTGCTCCTCGGCAATCCGCTCCGGCGCCCCCTCGTCGCGGCGCTCGCGCGCTCGGGTCCGCCCCACGGCGCGCCGCGCAGCCTGCTCGTGCTCGGCGGGAGCCAGGGGGCCCGCCGCGTCAACGAGCTGATGGTCGCCGCTGCGCCGGCCATCTTCCGGGTCCACCCGGGGCTCCGCCTGGTGCATCAGACCGGGGCCGCTGACGAGACCTGGGTCGCCGAGCGCTACCGAGAGGCGAAGCTCTCGGTCGAGGTGCGCCCCTTCATCGACGACGTCGCCGCCGCCTACCGCGAGGCAAATCTGGTAATCAGTCGCGCGGGGGCCACGACCTGCGCCGAGCTCTGCCTCGCCGGCAAGCCGGCGCTGCTCGTCCCCTACCCCTTCGCCGCCGACGACCACCAGCGCGCCAACGCCCGCGCGCTCGAGAGCACCGGCGGCGCCCTGGTCCTGTCGCAGCAGGAGCTCGAGCCGGCGCAGCTCGCGGACGAAGTGATCCGCCTCTTCAGCGACCCGCAGCTCCTTCTGCGGATGGGCGCGGCCCTGCGCACCGCCGCCCGGCCCGACGCGGCGGCCCGCGTGGTGGCCCTCCTCGAGGAGCTGGTCTATCATCCCGCGCCATGATGCGCGGAATGTTCAAGGGCCGCATGCACCAGATCCACTTCGTGGGGATCGGGGGCATCGGCATGAGTGGAATTGCCGAGGTGCTGCTGAACCTGGGCTACGGAGTGAGCGGCTCCGACCTGAAGGAGAGCGAGACCACGCGGCGCCTGGCCAGCTTCGGCGGCCGCATCGCGGTGGGACACGCGGCGGCGAACCTAGGCGCGACCGACGTGGTCGTCATCTCGAGCGCCGTGCGCCGGGACAACCCCGAAGTGGTCGAGGCGCGGCGGCGCGGCATCCCGGTGATCCCTCGCGCGGAGATGCTCGCCGAGCTGATGCGCCTCAAGGTGGGCGTGGCGGTGGCCGGGAGTCACGGCAAGACCACCACGACCTCGATGGTCGCCACGCTCCTCGACCAGGCGGGGCTCGACCCCACGGTGGTGATCGGCGGGAAGGTGAACAGCCTGGGCAGCAACGCCCGGCTCGGCCAGGGAGACTACCTGGTCGCCGAGGCCGACGAGAGCGACGGGTCCTTTCTGAGCCTCACGCCGACCCTGGCGGTGGTGACGAACATCGATCCGGAGCACATGGATCACTACGGCAGCCTCGAGCACCTGAAGGAGACCTTCCTGGCCTTCGTGAACAAGGTCCCGTTTTACGGACTTTCCGTTCTTTGCCTCGATTGCGAGAATGTCCAGAGTCTCTTGCCGCGGGTCGAGAAGCGGCACGTGACCTACGGTGGCCGCCCGCAGGCCGACTACAGCCTCCAGGACGTGGAGGTCCGCGGCTTCACCACCTCCTTCCGGCCGGTCCGTCGCGGCAAGGTGGGCGAGCGCGTCACGCTGCAGATGGTGGGCCGTCACAACGTGCTCAACGCCCTCGCGGCGCTGGCCATCGCGGACGAGCTGGAGATCCCTCTCGACGCCGCGGCGAAGGCCCTCTCCAGCTTCGGCGGCGTGCAGCGACGCTTCACCGTGCGCGGCGAGGTCGGAGGCGTCACCGTCGTGGACGACTACGGGCACCACCCGACGGAGATCAAGGCCACCCTCTCCGGCGCGCGCGAGGCCTTCGGCCGCCGGGTCGTGGCGGTCTTCCAGCCGCACCGCTACAGTCGCGTGCAGCACCTGTTCGACCAGTTCGCCACCGCCTTCTACGACGCCGAGGTGGTGCTCGTGTCGCCGATCTACGCCGCCGGCGAGGAGCCGCTCGACGGGATCACCGGAGACCGCCTCGCGGAGGCGATCCGGGCGCACGGGCACCACGACGTGACCTTCGCCGCCTCGCGCGAGGAGCTCCAGGCCGCGCTGGGGGGCCGCGTTCGGGCCGGGGACCTGGTCGTGACCCTGGGCGCGGGAGACATCTGGCAGGTGGGCGAGACCCTGCTTCGCGAGCTGTCGCAATCTCCACGCTAGAGCGCGTGGGGTGATCGCCCCGCCGCATTCCCGCGCGCCGATCCCGTAAACCTCCTCACCAAAACGTCTTACGATTTGGGGCCTTGGCCGGGCCCCGCGCGGGGCCCGCTCGCCGGCCAATTTCCCGAGAAAATTCCGGCCAAAAAGTTGCCCACGCGATCGTGGGCTGGCTCTATGGAACCGCACACTCGACGAGGCGCGGGAGCGAGCGCGTGACAGGCACCGTAGCGGAGCTGAAGCGTCAACGAATCGGCGTGCTCTTGGGCGGGCTCTCCGCCGAGCGGGAGGTCTCGCTGGAGACCGGCCGCGCCGCCCTGGGCGCCCTGACCGAGCGGGGCTACGCCACCGTGGCCATCGACGTGGACCTGGACGTCGCGGCACGTCTCCGCGCCGAGGGGGTGCAGGTGGCCTTCCTCGCGCTGCACGGACGCTGGGGCGAGGACGGCTGCATCCAGGGCCTGCTCGAGTCCCTGCGCATCCCGTACACCGGCTCGGGCGTGCTGGCCTCGGCCCTGGCGATGGACAAGGTGGTCAGCAAGCGCATGTTCGTGGCCGCCGGGCTCCCGACCGCGGCGTACGGCTTCCCCGCGACCGTCGAGGAGGCGCTCGGCCTCGGCCTCCCGGTGGTCGTGAAGCCGCGCGCGGAGGGGAGCAGCGTGGGCGTCACCGTGGTCCACGACGAGGCGCAGCTCGAGGCTGCGATCGCCCGGGCCAACCAGGGAACCCGCGGTGGCGCGCTCGTCGAACGCTACGTCCCCGGGCGCGAGCTCTCGGTGGCCGTGATGGGCTCCGGCGACAGCGCCCGCGCGCTCGGCTCGGTCGAGATCCGCGCCGCCGTCGGTCACTACGACTACGAGGCGAAGTACCAGCGCGACGACACGAGCTACTTCGTCCCCGCCCCCCTCGACGACGGGCCCCGGCGACGCCTCGAGGAGATCGCCGTCGAGGCCCACCGGCTGCTCGACTGCGCCGGCGCGACGCGGGTGGACCTGCGCTGGGACGGCCTGAACGACCCGGTCATCCTGGAGGTCAACACCCTCCCCGGCATGACCAGCCACAGCCTGCTGCCCAAGATCGCCGCGCACCTCGGCTGGAGCTACGGCGAGCTCGTGGAACGCATCCTTCTCGACGCGGCGCTCAAGGCATGAAGCGGAGCAACCGGCGCAAGACCCTCGAGCGTCCCGGCGGCCTGACCGGCCTGCTGCGGCGCCTGCGCTCGGGCAAGGGGAACCGTCGGGTGGCCCCCGCCAAGCCTCCCCGCGCCGTCGCCCCGACCTCGACCCCCGTCGAGAGCGCGCCGCTCCCGCGTCCGGCCCGTCCCCCGCGTCCTCCGCGCGACTGGCGCGCCGCGGGCAGGCGAGCCCTCGCCGTCGGTCTCACCGGCCTCAAGGTGCTCGGCGTGGTCGTCCTCGTCGGGGGCCTGGGGACCGGCGGCTTCTTCGGGTACCGCAAGGTCATGGCCTCGACCTACTTCCGCGTGAAGGAGCTGCGCCTGGAGGGGACCTCCCGCGCGCCGACCGCCGAGCTGCTCCGCCTGGTCGAGGGCGCTCGCGGTCAGAGCATCTTCCGCGTCTCGCTCAACGAGCTGGCCCGGACCCTCGTCAGCCACCCCTGGATCCGGGAGGCGCGCGTCGAGCGGCAGCTCCCGAGCACCCTGAAGGTCCGGCTGGTCGAGGAAGAGCCCAGGGCGCTGCTGGCCCTCGGGCACCTCTACCTCGTCAACGCCGAGGGCCAGGTCTTCAAGAAGGCCACCACCGAGGAGGCCGACGGGCTGGTCGCCATCACCGGCATCTCCCGGCTGACCTATCTGAACGAGCCGGCCACGGCGCAGGCCCGTATGCGGACCGCCCTCTCTGCGCTCGCCCAGTACCAGACCGGGCCGCGCCCCCCGCTCAGCGAGGTGCGCGTGAGCGCCACCGGCGAGGTCAGCTTCTTCCTCACGGAGCGCGGCGCCGCGCTCCGGTTCGGGACCCACTTCTCCGACGAGCGGCTGCGTCGCCTGGACGCGGTCCTCGCGGCGCTCGGCCCCGACGTTCGACGCATGCAATCGCTGTATCTCGACAACGACGTGCGGCCCGACCGAGCGGTCGTCCGCATGGCCAGCCAGGAATAGGGCGAAGAGACGGATGCCAAAGCGCGACGAGCTGATCGTAGGACTCGACATCGGCACGACCAAGATCGCCGCCATCGTCGGAGAGGTCTCCGACGAGGGGATCGACATCATCGGCATCGGCACCGCCCCCTCGCGCGGCCTGCGCAAGGGCGTGGTGACGCACATCGATCACACCGTCGCCTCCATCAAGCGCGCCATCGAGGAGGCGGAGCTGATGGCGGGGTGCGAGATCTCCAGCGTCTACGCCGGCATCGCGGGCGGACACATCAAGGGCTTCAACAGCCACGGCATCGTAGCGGTCAAGGACGGCGAGGTCCGCACCTCCGACGTGGGGCGCGTGATCGACGCGGCGAAGGCCGTGGCGATCCCGATGGACAAGGAGATCATCCACGTCCTGCCCCAGGACTTCGTCGTCGACGGTCAGGACGGCATCAAGGAGCCCCTCGGCATGAGCGGCGTGCGCCTCGAGGCGCGAGTGCACATCGTCACCGCCGCCGTGACCAGCGCGCAGAACATCGTGAAGTGCTGCCAGCGCTGCGACCTCCAGGTGGCGGACCTGGTGCTCCAGCCCCTCGCGAGCGGCCACGCCGTGCTGCACGAGGACGAGATGGAGCTCGGCGTGGCGCTGATCGACATCGGCGGCGGCACGACCGACATCACGATCTTCTCCGAGGGGTCGATCGTGCACACCTCGGTCGTCGCGGCGGGCGGAAACCACATCACGAACGACATCGCCGTGGGCCTGCGCACCCCGTCGATCGAGGCCGAGAAGATCAAGCAGCGCTGGGGCTGCGCGATGACCTCGATGGTCGACGCCGACGAGGAGATCGAGGTGCCGAGCGTCGGCGGTCGTGCCCCGCGCCGCGTACCGCGCCGGGTCCTCTGCGAGGTCATCGAACCCCGCGTCGAGGAGATGTTCATGCTCGTCCAGCGCGAGGTGGCCAAGACCGGTTACGAGGAGCTCCTGGCCTCGGGCGCGGTGATCACCGGCGGCACGACGATCATGGAAGGGATGCCGGAGCTGGCCGAGGAGGTGCTCGGACTCCCCGTGCGTCGGGGGGCCCCGCGCGGCATCGGCGGGCTCGTGGACGTGGTGCGGAGCCCCAAGTTCGCCACGGGCGTCGGGCTCGTGCTCTACGGCGCGAAGCAGCTCGAATCGGCCGGCGCCCACCGCGCGCGCCCCGAGAAGGTGAGCCTGGGGCACCGCGTGAAGGATTGGTTCTCGAAGGTGTTCTAGAACGTTCTTTCTAGAGCGGGCGGGACCCCGCTCTGGAAGATAACCCGCGCGCACCGGAGGCGCGCTTTCACGGGCGACGCGTGGTGGCAACTCGGTGAGGCCCGAGTGGGGACCACGCGACGCGAAAACGAGGAGGGACCGGAACATGCCATTGATCGAACTCGCGGACGACACCCCGAACCAGGCACGCATCAAGGTCATCGGCGTGGGAGGTGGCGGAGGAAACGCCATCAACACCATGATCGCGGGCGGCCTCGAGGGTGTGGACTTCATTGCCGCCAACACCGACCTGCAGGCGCTCGAGAGCAACCTGGCGCCGACCAAGGTCCAGCTCGGAGCCGCTCTCACCCGCGGACTCGGCGCCGGGGCCAACCCCGACGTGGGGCGCAACTCGGCGCTCGAGGACACCGCCCGCATCCAGGAGGCGCTGCAGGGGGCCGACATGGTCTTCGTCACCGCCGGGATGGGGGGCGGGACCGGGACGGGCGCCGCGCCGGTGATCGCCCAGGTGGCGAAGGACCTGGGAGCGCTCACCGTGGGCGTGGTGACCAAGCCCTTCCGCTTCGAGGGGAAGCGCCGCATGCGGCAGGCCGACGTCGGGATGGACGCGCTCGAGCAGGCGGTGGACACGCTGATCGCCATTCCGAACGAGCGGCTGCTCACCGTCGCGGGGCAGGCCACGAGCATGCTCGACGCCTTCCGCAAGGTTGACGACGTCCTGCTCAACGCGGTGCAGGGGATCTCCGACCTGGTCGTGATCCACGGCTTCATCAACGTGGACTTCGCCGACGTGCGCACCGTGATGAGCGAGAAGGGCCACGCCCTGATGGGCTCCGGCTACGCCCTCGGCGACCGCAAGGCGCTCGAGGCCGCCAAGCAAGCCATCAACAGCCCACTCCTCGAGGACGTGAGCATCGACGGCGCCACCGGCATCCTGATCAACATCACCGGCGGACCGGACCTCACCCTGGCCGAGATCAACGAGGCCGCGATGCTGATCCAGGAGGCGGCGCACGAGGACGCCAACATCATCTTCGGCTCCGTCGTGGACGCGAACATGGAGGACCAGGTCCGGATCACCGTCATCGCCACCGGTTTCGACGGCCGACTCCGTGTGCAGGAGAGCCCGCGATCGACGCACGCGGCCCGTCCGCGGACCCAGACCGGCAGCACCAGCACCTCGCATCACAGCGCCATGCAGGAGACCCGTCGGGGCCCCGCCGAGCCCGCGTACGCCCTGGCTTCCAACCCGGGTGGAGGGGGACGGGCGGCGGCTTTCGGCGCGGCCGAGCCCCCCGCGCGGCAATACCCTGCCACGAACATGATGCCGCCTCCGACCCCGCAGGCCGCGGCGCCCCTGCCACAGACCTCCCCGTACGGGGTCTTCCCGACGGCGCCCGCCCCGCTCCCGCTGGCGGCCAGCGCTTCGCAGGAGACCTACGCACCCGCTCCGCTCCAGGCTCGGCCGGTGCAGGCGCCCTACTACGCTCCCGCGCCCGTCGCGCCGCCGGCGATGACGGCGCAGGCCCCGAACCCCTACGCCCCTTCGGCGCCGCTCGCCGCCCCGGAGGCCGCCGTCTACTACACCGACGAGCCGGAGGCGCTGCTCGTCGAGGAGCCGCAGTACGCCCCCGCGCAGAGCATCGCCGCGGCCTTCGAGGCCGAGGCGGGGTACGCGGGTCAATCCGACGGTGCGGGCTACGACGGTGCAGGCTACGGCAGCTCCCCCTACACCGCCGCTGGAACCCCCGGGACGGCCTTCGTGCATCCGACGCCCTTCGCGCCGGCCGCCCCCGTGGCTCCGAACCTGGGGGAGGCGACCGCGTCGCCGGCGCCGGCCGCTCCCTCCGCCACCGAGATCGCGCGTCAGCACCAGCAGCGCCTGGCGCAGCTCCCCGCACCCGCGCCGCAGACGAGCTTTCCGTATTCCGAGGCCCCGACGGCCGTGAGCGACCCCGGTGACCCGACCCTCTCGGCGCGCCCGCGTCGGATGAGCGGCCAGCACGCCTCCGTGCCGCGCCTCCATCCGAGCCTGCAGGTGCCCGAGGAGAGCGAGATCGACACCCCCGCCTTCCTGCGGCGTGGGCGTCACCCGCTCGTGTCGGACTAGCGACGTGCTTCGGGCGGCGCTCCAGCGGCGGCCTCACCCGACGGCGAAGTCGGCCGCACGGAGGAGAGTAGCTGCGGCGGGCGCGTCCTCCCCCTCCTCGGGGGTGCGTCTCGCGTCGCTTCCGCCTTCGGCGACCGCTGTCGGCGTCTGCTGGAGCGCCGCCCGTCTTTTTCTCCCGCTACCCCTTATCCTCTCGCTCTAGCCCCAGCTCCCGCAGCCGCTTCAAGAAAGTGGGGTACGAGACGCCGAGCGCCTGCGCCGCGGCCATCCGCCGGCCCCCGAGGTGTCCGAGCACTCGGCCCACGTACTCACGCTCGACCTGCTCCAGCTCCGGCGGTGCGCCCCCCTCCCCGAGCTCGACCACGAAGAAGCCCGGCCGCGCGGGAGACGCCGCCGCGCTACCCGGCAAGACCAGATCGTCCTCGGTGATCAGGGGTCCTCGGGCGAGGATCATGGCCCGCTCGATGATGTTGCGCAGCTCGCGAACCTGCCCGGGGTACCCGTAGTGCGCCAGGGCCGCGCGAGCCCCCGTGGTGAGCCCCCGCACGTTCTTGCGCAGGCGCCCGGCGAAGAACTCCACGAAAGAATCCGTCAGCTCCGCGATGTCCTCGCCGCGCTCCGCAAGCGACGGGATCGCGACCACGAAGACCGCGAGCCGGTGGAAGAGATCCTCCCGTAGCCGCTCGGCCCGCCCCGCGTCGTGCAGGTTACGATTCGTCGCCGCGACCACGCGTAGTCGTACGCTTCGCTCGCGTTCGCTGCCCAGTCGCCGGAAGGTCATCGTGTCGAGAAACTTCAGCAGCTTGGCCTGCGAACGCAGCGGCAACTCGGTGACCTCGTCGAGAAAGAGGGTCCCGCCGTCGGCGAGCTCGACCAGCCCCCGGCGCGCGGTCTTGGCGTCGGTGAAGGCGCCCTTCTCGTGACCGAAGAGCTCGCTCTCGAGGAGCTCCTCCGGAATCGCGGCGCAGTTCAGCTCGACGAAGGGGGCGTCCGCGTCCGTGGCCTGGTAGGTGAGCGCGTGCAGCAACTCCGCGGCGTATTGCTTCCCCGCCCCCGAGGGGCCCGTCAGAAAGACTGGCGTGGTCGGGCTCTGGGCCACGCTCGAGATGCGCGACACGACCTCGCGCATGGCCGCGCTGCGAGGCTCCACGCGCGAGGGCTGGGCCGCGCTGCTCTTGGCCAGGGCCAGACGGTCGCGCAATCCCCGGGCCTCGATCGCCTTGCGCAGCTTCACCACCAGATCCGTGAGCTGCACCGGCTTGGTCAGGTAGTCCCAGGCCCCCGCCCGCAGCGCGTCCACAGCGTTCTCGACGTCGCCGTAGGCCGTCACGACGATCACCAGGGGTGCGGACGAGCCCGAGGCGCGAAGCACCGGCAGAAAATCGATCCCGTCCCCGTCCGGAAGACGCCGATCCAGGATCACGACGTCGGGGGCTGTACGATCGACCTCGCTGCGGGCCCTCGCCAGAGTAGAGGCGGTGCGCACGTCGAAGCCGTCCGCAGAGAGCGCCTCTTCCGCCATCACGCGAAAGACCGGTTCGTCGTCCACGACCAGAACGCTCGCGCTCATGGTGACTCCTTCGGCACCGTCAGAAGAAACGTCGCGCCCGCGCTTCCTCCCTCGAGCACCAGATCGCCGCCGTGCGCCCTCGCGATCTTGCGCGAGAGCGCGAGGCCGATTCCCACCCCGTTCGGCTTGCCCGTGACGAAGGGCTCGAAGAGCCTTTCGCGCACCGGCGCCGGCACTCCCGGTCCGTTGTCCGTCACCCGCAGCTCCACGAGGCCCTGCCGGCACTCCAGGCGCACCACCACGCGCGGGTGGTCGTGCCCGCCGCCCGAGACCGCGTCCAGAGCATTCCCCACCAGGTTCGTGACCACCAGATGCAGCAACGTCGGGTCGGCTGTCGCGCGAAGGTCATCGGAGGGAACCTCCACCGCCAGCTC contains:
- a CDS encoding UDP-N-acetylmuramate--L-alanine ligase, whose protein sequence is MFKGRMHQIHFVGIGGIGMSGIAEVLLNLGYGVSGSDLKESETTRRLASFGGRIAVGHAAANLGATDVVVISSAVRRDNPEVVEARRRGIPVIPRAEMLAELMRLKVGVAVAGSHGKTTTTSMVATLLDQAGLDPTVVIGGKVNSLGSNARLGQGDYLVAEADESDGSFLSLTPTLAVVTNIDPEHMDHYGSLEHLKETFLAFVNKVPFYGLSVLCLDCENVQSLLPRVEKRHVTYGGRPQADYSLQDVEVRGFTTSFRPVRRGKVGERVTLQMVGRHNVLNALAALAIADELEIPLDAAAKALSSFGGVQRRFTVRGEVGGVTVVDDYGHHPTEIKATLSGAREAFGRRVVAVFQPHRYSRVQHLFDQFATAFYDAEVVLVSPIYAAGEEPLDGITGDRLAEAIRAHGHHDVTFAASREELQAALGGRVRAGDLVVTLGAGDIWQVGETLLRELSQSPR
- a CDS encoding D-alanine--D-alanine ligase encodes the protein MKRQRIGVLLGGLSAEREVSLETGRAALGALTERGYATVAIDVDLDVAARLRAEGVQVAFLALHGRWGEDGCIQGLLESLRIPYTGSGVLASALAMDKVVSKRMFVAAGLPTAAYGFPATVEEALGLGLPVVVKPRAEGSSVGVTVVHDEAQLEAAIARANQGTRGGALVERYVPGRELSVAVMGSGDSARALGSVEIRAAVGHYDYEAKYQRDDTSYFVPAPLDDGPRRRLEEIAVEAHRLLDCAGATRVDLRWDGLNDPVILEVNTLPGMTSHSLLPKIAAHLGWSYGELVERILLDAALKA
- a CDS encoding FtsQ-type POTRA domain-containing protein, whose translation is MKRSNRRKTLERPGGLTGLLRRLRSGKGNRRVAPAKPPRAVAPTSTPVESAPLPRPARPPRPPRDWRAAGRRALAVGLTGLKVLGVVVLVGGLGTGGFFGYRKVMASTYFRVKELRLEGTSRAPTAELLRLVEGARGQSIFRVSLNELARTLVSHPWIREARVERQLPSTLKVRLVEEEPRALLALGHLYLVNAEGQVFKKATTEEADGLVAITGISRLTYLNEPATAQARMRTALSALAQYQTGPRPPLSEVRVSATGEVSFFLTERGAALRFGTHFSDERLRRLDAVLAALGPDVRRMQSLYLDNDVRPDRAVVRMASQE
- the ftsA gene encoding cell division protein FtsA; amino-acid sequence: MPKRDELIVGLDIGTTKIAAIVGEVSDEGIDIIGIGTAPSRGLRKGVVTHIDHTVASIKRAIEEAELMAGCEISSVYAGIAGGHIKGFNSHGIVAVKDGEVRTSDVGRVIDAAKAVAIPMDKEIIHVLPQDFVVDGQDGIKEPLGMSGVRLEARVHIVTAAVTSAQNIVKCCQRCDLQVADLVLQPLASGHAVLHEDEMELGVALIDIGGGTTDITIFSEGSIVHTSVVAAGGNHITNDIAVGLRTPSIEAEKIKQRWGCAMTSMVDADEEIEVPSVGGRAPRRVPRRVLCEVIEPRVEEMFMLVQREVAKTGYEELLASGAVITGGTTIMEGMPELAEEVLGLPVRRGAPRGIGGLVDVVRSPKFATGVGLVLYGAKQLESAGAHRARPEKVSLGHRVKDWFSKVF
- a CDS encoding sigma-54-dependent Fis family transcriptional regulator — translated: MSASVLVVDDEPVFRVMAEEALSADGFDVRTASTLARARSEVDRTAPDVVILDRRLPDGDGIDFLPVLRASGSSAPLVIVVTAYGDVENAVDALRAGAWDYLTKPVQLTDLVVKLRKAIEARGLRDRLALAKSSAAQPSRVEPRSAAMREVVSRISSVAQSPTTPVFLTGPSGAGKQYAAELLHALTYQATDADAPFVELNCAAIPEELLESELFGHEKGAFTDAKTARRGLVELADGGTLFLDEVTELPLRSQAKLLKFLDTMTFRRLGSERERSVRLRVVAATNRNLHDAGRAERLREDLFHRLAVFVVAIPSLAERGEDIAELTDSFVEFFAGRLRKNVRGLTTGARAALAHYGYPGQVRELRNIIERAMILARGPLITEDDLVLPGSAAASPARPGFFVVELGEGGAPPELEQVEREYVGRVLGHLGGRRMAAAQALGVSYPTFLKRLRELGLEREDKG